Genomic segment of Streptomyces longhuiensis:
GTCCGTCCCCGACCACGCCACCCGGCACGCCGTCGCCCAGGCCGTCCGCGCCGCCGAGCGCGGGGCCGACGCGGTCAACGTCCTGCCGCCGCACTTCCTCGGCCCCTCACGGGACGCGGTACTCACCCACGTACGGTCGGTGCTCGCCGCCGTGGACCCGCTGCCCGTCGTCGTCCAGTACGCCCCCGCCCAGACAGGCACCGCACTGGACGCACCCACCCTGCACACCCTCGCCGCGGAACACCCCAACCTCCGCTGGGTGAAAGTCGAGTCGGCCCCGCCCGGACGCCTCATCGCGGCGCTGGCCCAGGGAGAGCGCCCGCTGCCCGCCCTCGTCGGATACGCCGGACTCCAGTTCCCCGACGCCCTGCGCCGCGGCGCGGTCGGCGTCCAACCGGGCTGCTCCTTCGCGGAGTTGTACGTGGAACTGTGGCGCCGCTGGGAGCGCGGCGACGAGACCGGCGCCGTCGCCCTTCACACCCGTATGACGCCCTACCTCTCCTACTGGATGCAGGGCGTCGAGCTGATCGTCGCGGCGGAGAAGGAGATCTCCGTGCGGCGCGGCTGGTTCGGCTCCGCGCACTGCCGGGCACCCGGGCACAGCCTGGACAGCGAGGAGATCGCCATGATCGACCGGTTCTGTGCCGAGTTCGCCGAAATGGTGCCTGAGCTGCTGCGATGATGCTGCCGGCACGTCACACCCGGTGCTCCGATTC
This window contains:
- a CDS encoding dihydrodipicolinate synthase family protein, encoding MNAEKAEKLMKDTRKSAKDSRNSTKDVDSLVRGVSPVLEVPFRDDGALDPDGFATVVDRVLATGVGSVMFPGFASEFHKLDAGERDLLTGLLLERTRDRADAAAIVSVPDHATRHAVAQAVRAAERGADAVNVLPPHFLGPSRDAVLTHVRSVLAAVDPLPVVVQYAPAQTGTALDAPTLHTLAAEHPNLRWVKVESAPPGRLIAALAQGERPLPALVGYAGLQFPDALRRGAVGVQPGCSFAELYVELWRRWERGDETGAVALHTRMTPYLSYWMQGVELIVAAEKEISVRRGWFGSAHCRAPGHSLDSEEIAMIDRFCAEFAEMVPELLR